Part of the Synechococcus sp. HK01-R genome is shown below.
GATTCAGGCGATCCGTAAGGACGGCATGCAGGCCTTTCGCGATCGCTATCGAGCTGCTGACTTGATTCTGGTCGATGACATTCAGTTCATCGAAGGGAAGGAATACACCCAGGAGGAGTTTTTCCACACCTTCAATGCGCTCCATGAGGCTGGGCGGCAGATTGTGATCGCCAGTGATCGCCCCCCCAGTCAGATCCCTCGTCTTCAGGAGCGCCTGATCTCCCGATTCTCGATGGGGCTGATCGCTGATATCCAAGCTCCAGACCTGGAGACGCGCATGGCGATTCTTCAGAAGAAGGCGGAGCAGGAGCGGGTTTCACTGCCAAGGGATCTCATCCAATACATCTCAGGCCGTTTCACGTCCAACATCCGTGAGCTGGAGGGGGCCCTGACCCGCGCCGTGGCCTTCGCTTCGATCACGGGTCTACCGATGACGGTGGAGTCGGTTGCGCCGATGCTCGACCCGAGTGGTCAGGGTGTTGAGGTCACACCCCAGCAGGTGATCGACAAGGTGTCGGAAGTGTTTGATGTGTCAGCCGAGGACATGTGCAGCAGCAGCCGACGCCGCGCAGTCAGTCAGGCCCGTCAGGTGGGCATGTTTCTGATGCGTCAGGGCACCGCCCTCAGCCTTCCACGTATTGGTGAGACCTTCGGGGGGAAGGACCACACCACGGTGATGTATGCGATCGAGCAGGTGGAAAAGAAGCTGGCCTCAGACCCCCAGCTCGCCAGCCAGGTGCAGAAGGTCAGGGACCTGCTGCAGATCGATTCCAGGCGCCGCCGCTGAATCGCTCAGACTGATGCACCGAGGAGGGCATCAATGGCGCCTCGGAACTCGCTGCGCTGCTTCACGCCACGCCACTGCTGCTTGAGCTCCTTGCCATAGAACAGTTGCACCGTGGGGGTGCCATTCACTCCGGCCTGCTCGGCAATCGATTGATCAGCCTCGATGTCGATCTCCACCCCCTGGGCACGGCCCCCCAACTCATCGAGCACACGCTTGAGTTGTGGTTTGAGCACGTGGCAGGGGCCGCAGCTGGGGGAGGTGTACACCACCAGCAGGGGCTTGTCGCTGTCGTGATAGAGCTTGCGCAATGCATAGCTGCCCTTCTGCCAGAGGGCTTTGGGGTCATAGGTGGCTTCTGTGGCCGTTTCGCTGACTTGGGGTGTTGAGGCCTGGGCAGGCTCAACGCTGTCGCGCGACACGAGGGTGGCCAAATTGTTGTGGCTCAGCCAGCGCTCGGCTGCCAAAGCGGCCTGACAGCCGCTACCGGCGGCAGTGATGCCCTGGCGCCATTCCGCATCAGCCACATCGCCAGCGGCATAAACGCCGTCCACCGAGGTCTCAGGCCTGCCTGGTGCGGTTAAGAGGTACCCCTTGTCATCGCAGTCCAGCTGTCCCTGCACCAGCTCGGTGTTGGGGGTGTGGCCGATGGCATAGAAGAGTCCGCGCACGGGGAGCTCCCGCTCTGCGCCGCTTTCCCGATTGCGAAGTCGCAGGGACGTCAGCCAGTCGTCGCCTTCGGCATCGGCCACCTCGGTGTTCCAGTGGACGCTGATCTGGGGGTTGGCCTGCACCCGGTCGGCCATGGCCGCGCTGGCACGTAACTGTCCAGAGCGCACGAGCAGGTGCACGTGGCTGCCGTATTTGGTGAGGTACACCGCTTCCTCGCATGCGGAATCACCACCGCCCACCACAGCGAGCTCTTCGTTGCGGAACTGGGGGGTGGCGCCATCGCAGATGGCACAGGCGCTGATGCCTTGGCTCCAGAAGCGCTCCTCCTGCGGCAGTCCCAGGCGATTGGCGCTAGCGCCAGTGGCCAGGATTAGCGCCTGGGTCTGGATGCTGCGGCCGTCGGCTTCGATGCGAAAGGGACGGCTGCTGAGGTCGATGGCATCGGCATCAGCTTCGAGAAGGCGCGTTCCCCAGCGCTCTGCCTGGGCCTTCATGAGATCCATCAGGTCAGGGCCGAGCACCCCATCGGGGAACCCGGGGAAGTTCTCCACGTGGGTGGTGGTCATCAGTTGTCCGCCAGGGATGCCGCCCCGTTGGAAGCCAGTGATGAGAAGTGGGCTGAGGTTGGCTCGGGCGGCGTAGATCGCAGCTGTGTAGCCCGCAGGTCCGGAGCCAACGATGACCAGGTTTTCTGTGGCCAGGTGGTCAGCACCAATCTCTGCAGCCATGGCTTAAGCGGATCGATTATGAGTTGACTCTAAGTGAGCCTTCCCTCTGTCGTGATCGGAGGGGCGCGAATTGCATGAACGCCGACCCAAAATCATTGCCGTTTTTTAATAATTTCTTCAGATTTCGAGGGGGTCTTCCCAGCCTTCGTTGAACTGCGGGCGTTTGCTTGGTGCCCTTGAAACGCTCAGCACCGAGTCCTCCAGAAGCTCCGGGTGTTCACCCATGCAGGTAATCCACTCTCTGAATTCCTGGGTCAATGCGTAGCTGTCTTCATAGCGCTCTGCGCTGTCCAGCACAGCGATCCTGGTGGTTGCCCAGCATGTGGCGACGCTGACGCGACGTTGCATGGCTGCTTCCATGATCGGCTCCCAGATGGTGACCAGGCTGCTTGTTGATGGGGACCCATCAGGCCTGAATTCGCAGAACGTCGCATTTTTCTCTGCAGAAATGTGTCGTCAACGCTGCAAAAAGCTGGGCAATTCCGGAGTGCGCATCTGGATCACGGCGCCGGCTCCATCACCGACCGCCTCAAGAGGCAGGCTGGGTCCACGCCAGTTGCCTCCGGTTTCCGTTGCATCGTCCTCAGTCGTGGACAGGCTGCGGATGCGGTACGGCTCCGACCAGGACCAGGTGCGCGCGTAGCTCATCAGTAGAGGATCGGCCGGGGCAAAGACGAAGGAGGGCTCCCTCGGCACCGCTTCCACGCTTGCGCGCTCCCCGCTCATGCGGACCGCCCGTGTAATGCCCTGCAGGAAGCGGCTGCGGGTGACCACGGTGGTCAGGTAAGCCACGACGCGCAACCTGGGGGCGTCGAATCCCTCTGCACACATGTCGATGCTGACGAGCCAGTCGGCATGGCCCTTTTGAAAGGCGCCCAGGCGGCGACTCGCGTCCGGATCCTGGGAGTGCACGAGATCCACCCGATCGCCCTCCTCCTCCAGAAGTCGCGTGATGCTGCGCGCATGGTCGATGTCACGAGCCATCACGAGGCCCGCTGCCTCCCGATGGCGTTCGCGCACTTTCTCGAGTTGTTTTCTGGCTCGCAGCAGCAGCTGCAGGGCAATGCTGCTGGAGTCGGACAGACGGATCGCCCTGCGCAGATTGCGGGCCCTCCAGCTCTCTCGCTGCTCTGCAGACAGTGGCGACACATCACGGTCCGGTAGTCCCTCGCGGCTGTGCTCCACCCATCCATCCTGAAATCGGAACTCCAGTGGCCGAACATCGCCGGCGGCGATCAGTTCCCTTGGCTCCACACAGAGATCCGGACTGATCTGTTCCACAAGCTCCCCCTCACTCTCCACTCGCACCTTTCTTGCGGCGCAAAAGGCGAGGTTGTCGGCCCTGAAGGGGGTTCCTGTCAGACCCAGTCGCAGTCGACTTCCTTCGCTGAGTTCGAGGAAGGTGCGTCCCCAGATCGGCCCCTCTGGTTCCTCCGGATCCACGCCCAGATGATGGGCTTCGTCGGCAATGGCCAACAGGCGTTCAGGACACCAAAGACGGAGAGCTTCCCCCAGTCCCTCCAGTTGGCGGCCCGCTCCCTGGTAGGTCACCAGCCAGCCGTCTGCGTCGCCCAGCCCCTGTCCTGTCCATCGATCCCCCGACTCCAGCTCAGGGGATGGAGACCATTCCGCCAGTGTCAGTCCCAGGCGCTGAGCTGCCAGCTGCCACTGCTTCAGGATTGAAGTGCGATGGCAGAACACAAGAAAGCGATCGAGTCGCTGTTCTGAACGCATGCTGCGGAAGGCCAGCAAGGCGCCCAGGGTTTTGCCTGCTCCGGGGCCAGCATGGACAAGCACATCCCTGCCGCTGGTGTCTGGCTGAGACAGCCTGCGGCGCAATAGCTGAATCAGCTGCCGCTGCCAGACCCTGGGGCGGATCGTCTCGTCCCGGTTGGGCTCGCAGAGTTCAAAGGACGGGGGGACGATCAGTCTGCTCGGAAAGTTAGGTCTTTCTAACCATTCCATTCGTCCTGAGCATCCCTACCTTCCGGCCATCAGCCCTCTTGGGTTTTGCCCGCGCTGCCCATGGCCAATCGTCGCTCCTCCTCACGCCCGAACAGGAACCCGCAGCTGCGCTTGGAGCAGTGTTGGCTGCACGAGTGCGACATCGATCCATTGATCCTTAGGGCGCGCCTCCTCCGCCACCAGGGCCGTCGTGCGATGGCCCTGGCAGTGGAGCAGGAGGTGCAGCCGATGTTCTGAGCCTTCGCTCAGAGCGCTTCGGTGTGATTGGCCAGGAGCAGCTCCACCTCTTTGAGGCCTGCGCTGGCCGCACTCCTGGCCAGATCAAAGTCCCCCTGGGCCTCATCCATCAGCCGGCCCGCCAGACGGTCGAGCAGATCATCTTTCTGTTCTTCGAGCAGCGCCAGCAGTTCGGTTTCAATCAACTGGCGCACAGCTGAGCGGTGCAGGTGTCGATCACTGGCCTCGTCAAAGGTGCCTTGCACGAGCTCCTGAATGAAGAGCCGATGCACCTCGCTGCTGCGCAGAAAGCTCTCGGTGGCATTGATGATGCCGTCCACCAGGGTGCGGTCCGGCTCAGACTCCTGGTCGGCAAGCTTGAACTCCCAGTCGAGATGGCGACGCTGCCAGCCAGCCGCGTGCAGGCTGGGCATCACGGTTTGGGAGAAGGTGTCAACCGACATCTCGTAGATGCGCTCCGCCAGGCGCTCACACCATTCGCGGCCATGCCCCTGAAGAACCGCCTGCATCGCCTGGCGCTCCACCGCATGGCCACCGTGATGGCTGTGGCAGACGCCGTCTGGACATTCGATCGCCGTGAGGCCCATGGGTTTGCGGAATGGGCCCTCTCCTTAGCCAGAGCAATCGATCAGGACGTCGATCTTCAGAAAAGCTCCCGGAATCGTGTACGCGACCCCGTAATCTCGGCTGGGTCGACGGCGTCACGATCTTGCCCAGACTTTTAATACCTGTTGAAACCGCTGCAGGGGAAACCCGAGTAGCGGCTTCTCCTGAGACCGTCAGGAAGTTCATTGGCCTGGGCTGCACCGTTTCAGTGGAACGGGGTGCTGGTGCCAGGGCCGGTTTCGTGGATACGGCCTATGCCGATGCCGGAGCTGAGCTCGTAGCGGCAGCTGATGCGTCGTCCTGGAGCCAGGCCGACCTGCTGCTCTGCGTGCAGCCTCCCGCAGCGTCTGCGCTGGCAACCCTCCGCCGCGGTGCGCTGCTGGTCGGCTTGCTTTCTCCTTACAGCAACGCTGAGCTGGCGAGTGCTCTCCAGGGTGCAGGCCTCTCGGCCATGGCCCTGGAGTTGTTGCCCAGGATCAGTCGCGCCCAGTCGGCCGATGCCCTCTCCTCCCAGGCCAACATCGCCGGATACAAATCCGTGCTGCTCGGAGCCGGCGCCCTCGACCGTTATTTCCCGATGCTGATGACCGCAGCGGGCACCGTTCAACCCGCGCGGGTGGTGGTACTCGGTGCCGGTGTTGCCGGATTGCAAGCGGTGGCCACCGCCCGCCGTCTCGGCGCAGTCGTTTATGTCAGCGATATCCGGCCCGCCGTGAAGGAGCAGGTGGAATCGCTCGGTGCCCGGTTCATCGATCCCCCGGAGATGGAGGACAAGCCGGCTGAGTCGGGCGGTTATGCCAAACAGGCCTCGGAGGCGTTCCTGGCCGCCCAGCGCCAACAGTTGTCCGATCAGCTGGCCGAAGCTGATGTGGCGATCTGTACAGCTCAGGTGCCCGGTCGCCGTGCCCCCCGCCTGATCAGTGAAGACATGCTGGATCGGATGCGTCCCGGTGCGGTGGTGGTGGACCTTGCCGTGGCCCAGGGTGGAAACTGCGCTGACACCCAGCCCTCCCAGACCGTTGATCGCAAGGGCGTGAAGCTCATCGGCGCCAACGATCTGCCCTGCACAGTTCCCAATCACGCCAGTGCGCTCTATGCCCGCAATTTGCTGGCGCTACTGGAGCCCACCCTCAAGGATGGTCAGCTCAGCCTCGACACCGAGGACGAACTGATCGCTGGTTGTCTGATCGCCCAGGACGGCAGCATCCGCCGCGGCGACGTTCTCACCCCCGGAGCCAACTGATGGATTCAAGCTTTGTGAATGCCCTCTGGGTTTTGCTGCTCGGCAGCCTCCTGGGCCTGGAACTGATCGGCAAGGTGCCTCCCACCCTGCATACGCCTCTGATGAGCGGCGCTAACGCTATCTCCGGCATCACCGTGCTGGCGGCCCTGACGGCGATCATCAAATCGAACGGGAGCATCCCTCTGCTGGTGCTTGGTTCTGTGTCTTTGGGCTTTGCCCTTTTCAACGTGATCGGGGGCTTCCTGGTGACCGATCGCATGCTCGCCATGTTCAGCCGCAAGCCCGCCCGCAAGGAGAACCGCTGATGGACATTCTTCAGTACGTCATTGACCTGGTCGCCATCCTGTTGCTGGCCCTAGGCATCAAAGGTCTTTCGAAGGTGCGCTCTGCCCGGGGCGCCAATCAACTGGCAGCCGTTGCCATGGCGCTTGCCGTGCTCGGTCTGCTGATTCACTACCTGGGCACCAGTGGCATCAGCGTGGCTGCCTGGAGCTGGATCATCGGAGGCACCGTTGTGGGTGGTGTGCTGGGTGCCATCACGGCCCAGCGGGTCCCGATGACGTCCATGCCCGAAACCGTCGCTCTCTTCAACGGTTGCGGGGGCATGTCGTCGCTGTTGGTGGCACTGGCTGCGGCCTTCTACCCAAGCGAGCTCGATGCCACTGGCATGGTCGCTGTGGTCTCGATCGTGATCTCGGTGTTCGTCGGTGCGATCACCTTCACTGGCTCGATCGTGGCCATGGCCAAGCTGCAGGGTTGGTTGTCGACGCCGGCCTGGATGCAGAGCAAGGCCCGCCATTTCGTCAACATTGCCCTGGCGGTCGCTTGCCTGGTGGCAGCGGTTGACCTGATTGCCAAGGGTGGTGTGAGTGCTCAGGGCCTCTGGCTTTTGGTGATCGCTTCCAGCCTGCTGGGCATCGGCGTGACCCTGCCCATCGGTGGGGCTGACATGCCTGTGGTGATCTCGCTGCTCAACAGCTACTCCGGTGTGGCAGCAGCAGCCGCCGGCTTTGTGGTCGGTAGCCAGTTGCTCATCGTGGCGGGGGCCATGGTCGGTGCAGCCGGCTTGATCCTCACCCAGGTCATGTGCAATGGCATGAACCGCTCCCTGGTGTCCGTGCTCTTCGGAGGGGCCCTTGGAGCATCCGCAGCGGCCTCCGGTGGTGGTGGTGAATACACCAACATCACCAGCTGCAGCGTTGAGGAATGTGCCCTGACCCTCGAGGCTGCCGAACGGGTCGTGATCGTTCCTGGTTACGGCCTTGCCGTTGCTCAGGCTCAGCACACCCTGCGGGAAGTCACCCGCTCTCTGGAAGCAGCTGGCATCCAGGTCGATTACGCCATTCACCCAGTGGCTGGTCGCATGCCTGGTCACATGAACGTGCTCCTCGCCGAGGCCGATGTGCCCTACGAGCAGCTCAAAGAGATGGATGTGATCAACCCCGAGTTCCCTGCCACGGATGTGGTGCTGGTGCTGGGTGCCAATGACGTGGTCAACCCTCAGGCCAAGAACGATCCGAACTCGCCGCTTTACGGCATGCCTGTGCTGGATGTGCAGCAGGCCCGCACGGTGTTTGTGGTGAAGCGGGGCATGAGTGCTGGTTACTCAGGCATTAAGAACGATCTGTTCGAACTGGCTAACACTTCGATGGTGTTTGGTGATGCCAAGAAGGTGCTGGGTGACCTGCTCGGGGAGCTCAAGGAGCTGGGCGTCGGGAAGAAATGACCCAGCTGCTTCAGCAGCTGGGTGTTGCCGCCTATCGGCAACGTCTTCCCTGGTTAGGCGGAGACCTGCAAACCCTGCGGGACACCCTTCGCCCGATGCGGCTGCCTCCTGATCAGGGGCAGCCGCTTCAGATTCCAGTTCCAGCCCTGCGCAGTGGAGCCGCCCCTGCCGGGCAATTGCTTGCTGTTCTCGACCAACCCGCTTCCGGTCCTGCTCAGGCGCTGGTGGTGCTTCTCCATGGCCTGGGGGGCTCCAGTCGACGGGAAGGCATGCGTCGTCTTGGTTTATCCCTGCAGTCTTCGGGTTTTGCTGTGTTGCGGCTCAACCTGCGCGGGGCTGACCCCGGCCGTCATCTCGCCGCAGGCACCTATGCCGCTTGCTGCAACAGCGATCTCCTTCCCGTCCTCATGCGCGCTCGGGAGCTGGCCTCGGAGCTGGCTCAGGCCGCCGGCCGTCTTCAACCGCTTCCCCTTCTTGGTGCTGGCATCTCCTTGGGTGGCACCATGCTGCTGAATGCGGCGCTGGAGTCGGCCGGGGTTCTCGATGGGTTGTTCTGCGCCAGTAGCCCTCTCGATCTGGCTGCCTGTAGTGCTTCGATTGAGCGCTCCCGCAATCGCATCTATCAGCGTTGGTTGTTGCAACGGCTCGTGCGCCAGACCTTGGCAGATCCCTTCGGTGTCACCGCCACAGAGGAGCAGCTCCTGAGGAAGACCCCACCTCGAAGCATCCGCGCGTTTGATGCAGCCATCACGGCACCGCGCTGGGGCTACGACTCTGTGGAGGAGTACTACCGCTGCGCCTCGCCCCTGGTCCGTTTGCTTGATCCCCAGGCCCGTAGGCGTCTGCCTCCCACCTTGCTGCTTCAGGCGCTGGATGATCCCTGGGTGCCAGCCCGAGCGGCGCAGGAGTTGCAGCGTTCGATCGGGGCTCTGAACCAGTCCGATGCGGCTGAACCCCTGTCGATCCTGCTCACTGCACGGGGAGGCCACAACGGATTCCATGCATCTGGCGACAGCCTGACCGCAGGCTCCTGGTCGGATCGGTTGGCCAACGCCTGGTACCACCAGCTGCTGTGACAGCAATCAGCGCCGTTGACGGCAGCGATCAGGACGGCTGAGGATCGTTTGAAACAGATTGTGCTTCGGAGGGCTGCTGGAATGGTGTCCGGCGGATGACCCACTCGTTGCACGGTCGCCCACCCACCACATGCTCTTCGAGGATCTGCTGCACCCGCTCCGGTGTCACATTCCCGTACCAGATGCCTTCAGGCCAGATCAGGAGCACGGGGCCCTGTTCACAGACTCGTAGGCAGTCAGCCTTGCTGCGCAGCACGATGCCCTGGGCCCGCTCAGGGTTCTCAAGATCCAGCTGGCGCACTCCCTGCTTGAGAGCCTCCCAGCTGGCGGCACCGATGCTGGGATCACAGCACTTCGCCTTGGCCGGCGTGGCACAGAGCAGCAGGTGATGGCTGGCCTGGATCACGCGGCCATGGCTGCCATGGGGATGCGTCGGGTGCCGCGCTGTACCTGTTCACGCACCACATCTCGAGCCCACTGATCCACGGCCAGCACGTCGTCGAGTTGGGGATGATCCATGCGATCGGACTTGTGACGCTCGCAGGTGGCGTCGATGAGATCGGGAATGTCGAGGAAGTGAATGCGCTCCTGCAGGAACTGGGCGACCGCTTCCTCATTCGCCGCATTGAGCACGGCTGGCATCGTGCCACCGGCGCGGCCAGCCGCGTAGGCCAGCTCCATGCAGGGATATTTGGCGGGGTCAGGGCTCCGGAAGCTGAGCTGCCCCACCTCCGTGAGGTTGAGGCGACGCCACGGTGTTTCAAGCCGTTCCGGCCAGCTCAGGCAGTAGAGGATTGGCAATTTCATATCCGGCCAGCCCAGCTGGGCCAGCACCGAGGAATCGGCCAGCTCGACCATCGAGTGGATGATGCTTTGAGGGTGGATCACGATCTCGATGTGGTCGTAGTCGAGACCGAACAGGTAATGGGCCTCGATCACCTCCAGACCTTTGTTCATGAGGGAGGCGGAATCCACCGTGATCTTGCGGCCCATGCTCCAGTTGGGATGGGAGGTGGCATCAGCCACGGTGGCTTTCTCCAGATCGGCGGCCTCCCAGTCACGGAATGCACCACCGGAGGCGGTGAGCTGAATGCGGCGCAGGCCTGGGGTGGGGACACCGGTGGAGAGGCTGGCGTTTTCAGCCCAGGGGGTTCCTTGCAGGCACTGGAAGATCGCGGAGTGTTCCGAGTCGGCTGGCAGCAGGCGGCTGCCACTCTTCTTCAGTTCCGGTAAGACCACCGGCCCAGCGGCGATCAGTGTTTCCTTATTGGCGAGGGCCAGATCCTTTCCGGCGCGCACGGCCGCCAGGGTGGGCAGCAGACCGGCGCAGCCAACGATGCCTGTCACCACAAGATCGGCCGTGTCCCAAGCGGCTGCGACGTTGAGTCCGTTGGCGCCACCCACCAGTTGCGGCAGGGTCTCGGGTTGTCGATCGGTGGGCAGGGCGTTGAGACGGTCCTGGAGTTCGGGCAGCAGGCTGTCGTCTGCCAAGGCCACCACTTCAGGGCTGTGCTGGCTGATCTGCTCCACCAGCAGTGGAAGGTTGCGCCCGGCGCTGAGGGCCACCACCCGGAAGCGCTCTGGGAATTCCTGGGCGATCTCCAGGGTTTGGGTGCCGATCGAGCCCGTGGAGCCCAGCACGCTGATGGCTTTCACGTCGATCCGGCAAGTGTCAACAGTTTCCCATGCCGAACCCTGGCAAACTGCCGCTCAGGCGAGGAGATCTGGCGGCGATGGCGGTGAAGGAGCACTGGAAGTCAGGTCTTGGTTTTGTTCTGGCCGCGGCGGGTAGTGCGGTCGGGCTGGGCAACCTCTGGGGATTCGCCTATCGCGCCTCCCAGGGGGGCGGTGGCGCGTTTCTGCTCCTCTATGTGCTGATTGTGTTGGTGGTGTGTCTGCCGGTCCTCGTGGCGGAGATGGTGCTGGGTCGCAGCACAGGCCACAGCCCCCTGATCGCACCAGTGACCGCGGCTGGTCGCCGCTGGCAACCGATGGGCTGGCTGTTTATCGCGGCGGCGAGCGGCATCCTGGCCTTCTACGCCGTTTTGATGGGATGGACCGGTCACACCCTGCTCCATGCCCTACTGGTGGGACTGCCATCAGACCTGGCGGCAGCCGAGAGCTTCTTTGGGGTGATTAGCGGCGGCAACAGTGCCGTGCTGGGACAGTTGTTCAGTCTTGTGCTCACCGCATTGGTGGTGGCTGCAGGAGTGCAAGCCGGTATCGAACGGCTGTCTCGATGGGCGCTGCCTCTGCTGTTTGTGTTGCTGATCGGACTGGCGCTTTGGGCCTCCGGTTTGGAGGGAGCAGCCGAGGGGCGTCACACCTTTCTGCTCAACTTCGATCCCCGGGAGCTGACTGACTTCACCACCATTCGCAATGCCTTCACCCAGGCGTTTTTTTCGATTGGGGCAGGCATCGGCTGCATCCTTGCCTATGCGGCCTATCTCGACCGCCGCAATCATCTGCCGCGGGAAGCGATTGCCGTTGTGGGGATGGACACCGCCGTCGGATTGCTCGCCGGACTTGTCACCTTCCCGGTGGTGATGAGTTTTGGTCTGAAGGATGTGGTGAGTGGTTCCACCGTGGGCACCCTGTTTATCGCTCTGCCCACCGGCCTCGCTTCCCTGGGGCTCACGGGACGGGTGGTGGCGGTGCTGTTTTTCTTCCTTGCCTACATCGCCGCGATCACCTCATCGGTGTCGCTCCTGGAGGTGCCGGTGGCCTCACTGATGGATCGGCTCGGTTGGAGTCGGCGGCGGGCGGTGTGGATCAGTGCGGCGTTGATTTTTGTGGCCGGTCTCCCTGCGGCCACGTCGATCCCGGTGTTGGAGGTGATGGATTCGATCTTCGGGGGGGTCATGCTGATCCTTGGTGGGCTGTTGATCGCTGTGCTGCTTGGTTGGGTGGTTCCTGCCCGTTTCGACGACGATCTCAAGGGCAGTGCTACTCCGGCTGCCTTACGCCGTTGGTTGCTGTTTGTGCTGCGTTGGATTTCCCCGCCCGTGATCGCCGTGGGCCTGGTGATCAGTCTGGTGGATCTGCTCAGGGGGTGGGGCTGGTTGGCGAGTTGATGATCAAATCAACTGATGCAGGTGGCGAGACGCCAATTGCACCTCCCGAA
Proteins encoded:
- a CDS encoding 1-deoxy-D-xylulose-5-phosphate reductoisomerase, with amino-acid sequence MKAISVLGSTGSIGTQTLEIAQEFPERFRVVALSAGRNLPLLVEQISQHSPEVVALADDSLLPELQDRLNALPTDRQPETLPQLVGGANGLNVAAAWDTADLVVTGIVGCAGLLPTLAAVRAGKDLALANKETLIAAGPVVLPELKKSGSRLLPADSEHSAIFQCLQGTPWAENASLSTGVPTPGLRRIQLTASGGAFRDWEAADLEKATVADATSHPNWSMGRKITVDSASLMNKGLEVIEAHYLFGLDYDHIEIVIHPQSIIHSMVELADSSVLAQLGWPDMKLPILYCLSWPERLETPWRRLNLTEVGQLSFRSPDPAKYPCMELAYAAGRAGGTMPAVLNAANEEAVAQFLQERIHFLDIPDLIDATCERHKSDRMDHPQLDDVLAVDQWARDVVREQVQRGTRRIPMAAMAA
- a CDS encoding sodium-dependent transporter, yielding MAVKEHWKSGLGFVLAAAGSAVGLGNLWGFAYRASQGGGGAFLLLYVLIVLVVCLPVLVAEMVLGRSTGHSPLIAPVTAAGRRWQPMGWLFIAAASGILAFYAVLMGWTGHTLLHALLVGLPSDLAAAESFFGVISGGNSAVLGQLFSLVLTALVVAAGVQAGIERLSRWALPLLFVLLIGLALWASGLEGAAEGRHTFLLNFDPRELTDFTTIRNAFTQAFFSIGAGIGCILAYAAYLDRRNHLPREAIAVVGMDTAVGLLAGLVTFPVVMSFGLKDVVSGSTVGTLFIALPTGLASLGLTGRVVAVLFFFLAYIAAITSSVSLLEVPVASLMDRLGWSRRRAVWISAALIFVAGLPAATSIPVLEVMDSIFGGVMLILGGLLIAVLLGWVVPARFDDDLKGSATPAALRRWLLFVLRWISPPVIAVGLVISLVDLLRGWGWLAS